GACCCCAGCCCTGTGGTGGATACACCTACCCCGAATGCAATGGAAAGGCACCACTCCATCCAGAGCCTCCTGACACCGcccacagctcctggctctcCCACCTATCATCCCCCGCATCGATCACCCCGGCCCCCACTGGGGACAGCTCCAGGCTATCCCACCTATCATCCCCCGCATTGACCACCCCACCACGCACCGGGGACAACTCCTGGCTCTCCCACCTATCATCCCCGGCATCGATCACCCCACCACGCACCGGGGACAGCTCCAGGCTACCCCACCTATCATCCCCCGCATCGATCAGCCTGGCCTGCACTGGGGACAGCTCCTGGCTCTCCCACCTATCATCCCCCGCATCGATCACCCCGGCCCCCACTGGGGACAGCTCCAGGCTACCCCACCTATCATCCCCGGCATCGATCACCCCACCACGCACCGGGGACAGCTCCTGGCTCTCCCACCTATCATCCCCGGCATCGATCACCCCACCACGCACCGGGGACAGCTCCAGGCTACCCCACCTATCATCCCCCGCATCGATCAGCCTGGCCTGCACTGGGGACAGCTCCTGGCTCTCCCACCTATCATCCCCCGCATCGATCACCCCGGCCCCCACTGGGGACAGCTCCAGGCTACCCCACCTATCATCCCCGGCATCGATCACCCCACCACGCACCGGGGACAGCTCCTGGCTCTCCCACCTATCATCCCCCGCATCGATCACCCCACCACGCACCGGGGACAGCTCCTGGCTACCCCACCTATCATCCCCCGCATCGATCACCCCACCACGCACCGGGGACAGCTCCTGGCTACCCCACCTGTCATCCCCCGCATCGATCAGCCCGGCCCCCACTGGGGACAGCTCCTGGCTACCCCACCTATCATCCCCCGCATCGATCACCCCACCACGCACCGGGGACAGCTCCTGGCTACCCCACCTGTCATCCCCCGCATCGATCAGCCCGGCCCGCACCGGGGACAGCTCCAGGCTACCCCACCTGTCATCCCCCGCATCGATCACCCCACCACGCACCGGGGACAGCTCCAGGCTACCCCACCTGTCATCCCCCGCATCGATCAGCCCGGCCCCCACTGGGGACAGCTCCAGGCTACCCCACCTATCATCCCCCGCCGACCCCCCCCGCCGGGGACAGCTCCCCACcgaccgcccctcccccccgcgccgACCGCCCCCTCTCGGCAGGGCCCCGGCCCGACACTCACCAGCCGGCCCCGCCGCGTCCCCGCTGCTACGCGACGCGGCGCGCGAGGCCCTGGGCTGCGCACGCGCCGCAGGGACCCCGGGCCGAGGCCGCCCAGCAGCGCCTGAGGCGCCGAGCGCGGCGCGGGACGCTAGAGgccgcgcccccgcccccgcccccgcgccgGCCCCGAGCCCGCCTCCGAgcggcccctcccctccccggcccgCCTGGGgccgcgcccccgcccccgcgccgGCCCCGAGCCCGCCTCCGAGCGGCGCCTCCCCTCCCTGGCCCGCCAGGGCGACGCGCCCGCCCCGCACCCGCACCCCCCGCCGCCCCGCGCCCGCGCGCCTCCGCCGGGAGTGCCATGGGGGCCGTGCCGCGCTCCGCGCGCCCGCTGCAGCTCACGCTGGCGCTGCTGAAGCCCGACGCCGTGGCCCACCCGCCGGTGCTGGAGGTGAGGGGCGGAGCGGCCGCCGGGCCCGCCCCGCAGCGGCCCGGTCCACGCCCCGGGaggcctccgtgggtgattcccccccccggcCTGTCCCATCCctccccgcggggcctccgtgggtgattccccccccccgcggcctgtcccatccccccccgcggggcctccgtgggtgattcccccccccccggcctgtcccatccccccctgcggggcctccgtgggtgattcccccccccccggcctgtcccatccccccccgcggggcctccgtgggtgattccccccccccggcttgtcccatcccccccccgcggggcctccgtgggtgattcccccccccggcttgtcccatcccccccccgcggggcctccgtgggtgattcccccccccggcttgtcccatcctcccccgcggggcctccgtgggtgattcccccccccccggcctgtcccatccccccccgcggggcctccgtgggtgattcccccccccccggcctgtcccatccccccccgcggggcctccgtgggtgattcccccccccggcttgtcccatccccccccgcggggcctccgtgggtgattcccccccccggcttgtcccatcccccccccgcggggcctccgtgggtgattcccccccctcccggcttgtcccatcccccccccgcggggcctccgtgggtgattcccccccccccggcttgtcccatcccccccccccgcggggcctccgtgggtgattccccccccccggcttgtcccatcccccccccccgcggggcctccgtgggtgattccccccccccccggcttgtcccatcccccccccccgcggggcctccgtgggtgattcccccccccccggcttgtcccatcccccccccccgcggggcctccgtgggtgattcccccccccccggcttgtcccatccccccccccccgcggggcctccgtgggtgattcccccccccccccggcttgtcccatccccccccccccgcggggcctccgtgggtgattcccccccccccggcttgtcccatccccccccccccgcggggcctccgtgggtgattcccccccccggcttgtcccatccccccccccgcggggcctccgtgggtgattcccccccccccggcttgtcccatccccccccccccgcggggcctccgtgggtgattcccccccccccggcttgtcccatgcccccccccccgcggggcctccgtgggtgattccccccccccggcttgtcccatccccccccccccgcggggcctccgtgggtgattcccccccccccccggcttgtcccatccccccccccccgcggggcctccgtgggtgattccccctcctcccggcttgtcccatcccccccccccccgcggggcctccgtgggtgattcccccccctcccggcttgtcccatccccccccccccgcggggcctccgtgggtgattcccccccctcccggcttgtcccatcccccccccccccgcggggcctccgtgggtgattccccccccccccggcttgtcccatcccccccgccccccgcggggcctccgtgggtgattccccccccccggcttgtcccatcccccccccgccccccgcggggcctccgtgggtgattccccccccccggcttgtcccatcccccccccgccccccgcggggcctccgtgggtgattccccccccccggcttgtcctatccccccccccgccccccgcggggcctccgtgggtgattccccccccccggcttgtcccatccccccccccccgcggggcctccgtgggtgattcccccccccccggcttgtcccatccccccccccccgcggcgcctccgtgggtgattccccccccccccggcttgtcccatccccccccgcggggcctccgtgggtgattccccccccccggcttgtcccatccccccccccgccccccgcggggcctccgtgggtgattccccacccggcttgtcccatccccccccccgccccccgcggggcctccgtgggtgattcccccccccggcttgtcccatcccccccccgccccccgcggggcctccgtgggtgattccccccccccggcttgtcccatccccccccccgccccccgcggggcctccgtgggtgattccccccccggcttgtcccatccccccccccgcggggcctccgtgggtgattccccccccggcttgtcccatccccccccccgccccccgcggggcctccgtgggtgattccccccccagcttgtcccatcccccccccgccccccgcggggcctccgtgggtgattcccgcCCTAGCTTGTCCCATCCCcgccccccgcggggcctccgtgggtgattccccccccggcttgtcccatcccccgccccccgcggggcctccgtgggtgattccccccccggcttgtcccatcccccgccccccgcggggcctccgtgggtgattcccccccccggcttgtcccatcccccccccgcggggcctccgtgggtgattcccccccccggcttgtcccatcccccccccgcggggcctccgtgggtgattcccccccccggcttgtcccatcccccccccgcggggcctccgtgggtgatttcccccccccggcttgtcccatcccctcccccgcggggcctccgtgggtgattccccccccggcttgtcccatcccctcccccgcggggcctccgtgggtgattcccccccccggcttgtcccatcccctcccccgcggggcctccgtgggtgatacCCCGCCCTACCCCAGAATTCAGGTCGGTGGAGTGTGAGGCCTTGTGAATTATTCTAGTTGCACTGTACCCATTTCCAGGAGCTAGCCTGTACCTGCCCCCTGTGCTCAGCCCTgcagtctctctttctctgaccACACCTTTCTCCCAGTAGTCAGGATCCCCCTGGTTCCTTGGCTGAAGTCTTTGCTCTGCAACATCTGATGTGTTTGTGCCTCACCCTTGCCCTGCCTTTCCAGGCTGTGCACGAGACCATCCTGAACAACAAATTCCTCATCGTGCGGACCAAGGagctgatgtggagaagggaagatAGCCAGCGATTTTACCAGGAGCACTCAGGTAGTGATCACAGGGAGCTTGCTGCTGGCTCTAACTGGGCCCTTCAGGGCATGAACCCTGGGACGGGAGGTTGTCTTTGCTCATGCAGGAAGTGTGGAaatgggcagtggggagcacagggaaGGGTACAGCTTAGCCTCTCTCAGGAGGGACATCGCAGAAGGATGGGGTTGGGAGATAGGCAAAGACCAGGAGAGAGTTGGAAAGACTCTTGTGTGGAGAGAGATTCGAAGACAGGGATTGTGTAGTTCaatgaagagaagaatgaaagggGGCATGACAGAGGGATACAGAACTGATTTCTCTTGGAAAGTGGTCTGATACTATGGGGATAGATGCCAGTATAAACCCTAGGATAGATAGGAGGTAAATCAGGAAGTCCTGTTCACTCTCTCTGAATGCAACAGGTCATTCAAAGAAAGTGGAAGGCACTACATGCAAGACTTATCATAGGAAATATTTATTATGCAACACGCAATCTGTGGAGCTCACTGCCATGAGGCATTACTGAGGCCAAGAGTTCAGTAGGAGTCAAAACACAATTAGACACTTACATGCATagtgctctgctacagacttcctgcatgaccttggactAGTCACTTAGTATATCAGTTCCCGTTTCCAGACACGGaggtaatagcacttccctacatACCtcatgttgtgaagataaatacagtaCGTTAAAAATTGCCAAGTGCTCTGCTCCTGGAGTAATAGGGACCAGATATGTACCCTATTGGGATGGATGGGATGCAAACAAACGGCTTCTACTATATCTGCTAGGATAAGATAAaccctcctgctgcagggaggATCTAGCCATTGACAGATAGGGCTGCGGAGACTCTGCCAAGAGCAGGTTATCCCAGAATTGTCGACTGGGGGGTTCTGCCCCTGCTGTCGAAGCAGCTGGTATCAGTcccagtcagagacaggatgcttTGCTAGATGTGGCCTGGACTGGCAATGCCTCTGTTCCTATTGTAAGAGCAGCACAGGAAAGGGGAGGGTGGTAGGGCAAGGCCAAGCAAGGGTATCAGTATGATGGGGGAACTGGACATCTATGCCCCCTTAGAGTGAAATGCTGTCTCTCATATTGCAGGGCGATTTTTTTATCGGAGGCTGGTGGAGTTCATGACCAGGTACCTCCCCTCCCCTATCACTCCTAGCTTAACAGTGAATCCCAGCCATGGGGGTTGGGAGCTGTTCTGGCTGTCAGGAGTGAGGGGGGGTGACACCTACTCTCACACACATGCCATTGCCCCCTCATGCTGGTGCTTCTTCTAGCAACACTGCTGCCCTTTGggtaaacccccccccccccacgccttgATAAGGGGAGAAAGGGGTTGGGACAAGGCACTGGGCAAGGTCATTCTGGGATTCATGACACTTGTGTCCCAGAGAGGCAGCTTTCATGGGACAAGGAAGGATGCTCAGGCCTCAAGGCTAGAACGTTGTGATTCCAGTCTGGCAACAGGTGATCCTCAGTGCTGTCCTGCCAGTGTAGCCCTTGAGGGAGTGCGTTCTATATTATTAGAAATGCCATTCTTTCTAGGCTACCTGATGCCACATCACTGCCCTGGAATCAGGGTGTTTTAACAGCCTGGGATAACCCTGAGGTCCTGGCTACCATGAGCCTGCTCTGTGTCCTAGAGGAGTGCTGCATGGCAGCCACCTTCGCCTGCCACTCTGACGCTGCTGTGTCTGTGAGGATAGAAAGCACATGAGATGCCCACATCCTGGAGTAATCTTGTCTTCTCTTGTCCCCACCTGGCTGTGTTTCCCCAGTGGCCCAATGCGGGCTTATATCCTAGCGCATGAAGATGCTGTTGCATGCTGGAGGTCTCTCATGGGACCCACAAAAGTGTACCGAGCCCGAAATACAGCTCCAGACTCCATCCGGGGAGCCTATGGCCTCACGGACACGAGGAACACCATACATGGCTCAGGTAAGAACACCAGGGCAATCATTGGGGTGGAGGAAGGGCCAGAGGGGGGCACTGTCTCGGTGCACTCGTTGCCTCTGCTGGTGCCCAAACCACATGTCCTTGCATCCCTGCAGGTTCCTCCAATCCAAGTAGACAGGCTCCTTTCACCCCAGTTCCATGACTCAGGGATGCAGTGGTAAAACTTAGGCCCATGAGCGTAGGCTGTCCCCTCCACCCCTCTGAGTAGAGCTCAGGGTA
The Eretmochelys imbricata isolate rEreImb1 chromosome 1, rEreImb1.hap1, whole genome shotgun sequence DNA segment above includes these coding regions:
- the LOC144277341 gene encoding nucleoside diphosphate kinase 6-like isoform X1 — encoded protein: MGAVPRSARPLQLTLALLKPDAVAHPPVLEAVHETILNNKFLIVRTKELMWRREDSQRFYQEHSGRFFYRRLVEFMTSGPMRAYILAHEDAVACWRSLMGPTKVYRARNTAPDSIRGAYGLTDTRNTIHGSDSAASARREIAFFFPEFSESLWYQQDEPRLRCGLAHYDTGERVHSLPKASRTESS
- the LOC144277341 gene encoding nucleoside diphosphate kinase 6-like isoform X2, whose amino-acid sequence is MCLCLTLALPFQAVHETILNNKFLIVRTKELMWRREDSQRFYQEHSGRFFYRRLVEFMTSGPMRAYILAHEDAVACWRSLMGPTKVYRARNTAPDSIRGAYGLTDTRNTIHGSDSAASARREIAFFFPEFSESLWYQQDEPRLRCGLAHYDTGERVHSLPKASRTESS